The genomic segment CCTGCACCACGGCGAGACTCGTCCAGTTATCGGCAGGCTTGTTCAAATCCATTTGAAAAATGAAGCGAGCCCTGGTTGCGTAATCGGAGAGACAAAAAAACCCGAAAATTTCAGCGTTAAACCCATAGATGGATTTATAGGCGACGAAATCTTTTTAGACGAAAAGATCTTGTCAATCGCACAATTCATGAATTCGTACTACGGTTATCCATTGGAAGCTTGCCTTGTGAAAACTTTTCCTTCAGGGCTTTTCTCGGTTCTGAAAAAGACGGTTTCGGTTTCAGTTTTGCCGGACTATTTTTCTCAAAAATCCAATGCTTTTTTACAATTGTCCAGAAGAAAAAAAGTAAATTTCGACCATTTTTTGGAAAATATAAGAAAAGAAAGAAATCTCGAACTTCTCGGAGAAGCTCTTGACAAGAATCATGCTGTAATAAAATTTGAGATACCGAGTCAAAATTCTGAGAAAACCGCTGCGGAGAGGCTGATATCTGTTCAGAAAGTCTCGGGACAGCTTATGACCGAATTTCAGAAAACAATTTTCAACTTCGTAGTATCCTCCGGAAATTCATGCGAACTCTCAAAAATCACTTCTTCTTTCCCGCAAAACGCTATTTCAGAAGTCGCTAAAATGGTTAGAAAAAATATCCTGAAATCTAAAAAAACCTTTTACAGCCCCGGTATTGCGGAAAAATTTACGCTGACCCAAGAGCAGAACAAATGCGCTGAATCCGTGGGGTCGAATCCGGGAAAGGTGTTTTTGCTCAAAGGCGTCACCGGAAGCGGTAAAACAATGGTCTACCACAGCTGCATCGAAGACACTCTAAGAAAAGGAAAATCGGTTTTATTTCTCGTCCCTGAAATCGCCCTGATACCACAGACAAAACTTTTTTTCCAAAAACATCTGAATAAAGTTGAAACATTGACCTACCACAGCGGGATGAAACAGGCTATGAGGTTTGAAGTCTTCAGAAAGACGCGCGACACCAGCCCTTTACTTGTAATAGGAACCCGTTCATCAATTTTTCTCCCCATGAAAAATATTGGTCTCATGGTGGTCGACGAGGAACATTCACAGCATTACAAAGAAGAGGATTCAGGACCTTTCTATTCAGCGAGAGACCTGGCGGTCTGGCAATCACAAAAATTCAATTTTACCGTAATTTTGGGCAGCGCGACACCTTCGGCAGAGAGTTTTTTAAACGCGAAAAAAGGAAAATACAACCTTTTAAGCCTGCCGAACAGAGCCACTAACACTAAAATGCCCGAATGTTTTCTTTTGCCAGTCTCGAGATCTAAATGTGAGGCGGTTTCAAAAGACATGAAAGACCAAATCCTCGAGAACTACAACAGAAATGAACAGTCCATTCTCCTTATAAACCGCCGTGGTTTCTCGAATTACATGGTCTGTCCTCATTGCCTTTCGGTAGTCAAATGCCCATCGTGCAATGTGTCGATGACCTACCACGAAAGTGAAAAAAAACTCGTCTGCCACTACTGCGGAAAAAAATTAAAAATCCCGGAAAAGTGCCCGGTCTGTGCCCATCCAAAAATGCACTTTCACGGAGCTGGAACTGAAAAGGTCGAACACGCTATATCCAAGGCTTTCCCCGAAATAGAAATTTTAAGGCTCGACACAGATGTCTTGAGAAAGTCAAAACAAGATCACGAAAAATTTTTTTCGGACTTTCACTCAGGCAGATACCCAATTTTAGTCGGCACTCAAATGGTGTCCAAAGGTCTCGATTTCCCGGGTGTGACCCTTGTCGGAATAATAGACGCCGACAGCGCTTTGGCTTTTCCTGATTTCAGGGCGGCAGAAATCGCTTTTCAACTCATTGTCCAGACCTCCGGTAGGGCGGGAAGAGCGGGGCAGAAAAGCAAAGTGCTCATTCAGACCGAAAACCCTTCAAATCCACTGCTGGTTTTAGCCCAAAATCACGACTATGAAGGTTTTATAGAGAAGGAGCTCCGGTTGAGAAGAGAAGTAGGTTATCCGCCTTTCACAAGACTGGCAAGAATTGTCGTGAACTCAACCAGCAATTCCCTCGCGAGAAAAACCTCGTTTGTAGTAAAAAATATTCTGGAAAATTCGTTGAATTTCGCTGAAACCCTCGGGCCTGTTCCCTGCCCTATAGAAAAGATAAGGAATAGGTACAGGTGGCATTTACTTGTGAAAGCCCCGAAAAATATTCTTCTCGGCAGAAAAATTCTAGATTCGGGAATTTGGGAGGTCAAAACCAAGGCGAAAATATATGTTGATATTGACCCTTTTAGAATGCTTTGAATATCGGGGCGAGAGGATTCGAACCTCCGACCCCTTGAACCCCATTCAAGTGCGCTAAGCCGGACTGCGCTACGCCCCGATTTTCAGAAATATAGAGTATAAACACCTGTCTTGTCAAGAAATGTCGTCTGAAAATAAATTGAGTTGGACCGCGTCGAGTTCCTTTTGATAGGCAGTATCAGCTCCAATCTTTTTTTCCGAAGGGAAATAAAATCCCGACTTCTTCAAATCCGAACGCAGGTCTTTGAGTGTTTTTTTAACCTCTTTGATGACCATTTTTGTTTTTTGAGCCGAGGAGATTTTTGCCGCTTTAGCCCCTGTAGAAAACTTCAGCTGAAGTTCCTTGACCGCGCCTTCTATTGTAAATCTTTTCACGTAAAGAAGGTCTACTATTGCCAGAACGACATCCAGATCGGAAGATGTGTATCTTCTTCTGCCTGATTTGTCTTTTTTTGGTTTTAAAAATGGAAAAAATTTATCTTCCCAAAATCTCAAAACATAAGGATTTACACCCGCCTTTTTAGCCACTTCGCTTATCGAATAATAGACTTTTTTTTTGGAAAAAAATTTCCTCAAAATTCAATCTCCGGCTTCAGTCCCCTGTCCATCAAAATTCTCACAGCTTCCATCGGGGTGATTTTTTCGTCCATAATATCGACGACCACAGACGTAATTGGCATTTCTATCTCGAGCTTTTCAGCTATTTTCCAGGCTATTCGAGCAGTCCTTTCGCCTTCGGCGACCATCAGCATGTCTTTTTTTATTTCGGATAACACTTCGCCCCTGCCCAACCTCTCACCAAGCGTTCTGTTCCGGCTCAGAGGAGAGAAGCATGTCGTTATTAAATCGCCGAAACCAGAAAGCCCTGAAAAGGTTCCATTTTTTGCCCCTAGGGCGACACCGAGTTTTTCTATCTCGTATTTCCCTCTTGTCATCAAGGCCGCTTTTGCGTTGGTGCCGAGATTCATCCCATCGAGTATTCCTGCAGCAAGCGCTATGATGTTTTTCAGCGCTCCTCCGAGCTCCACCCCTTTGACGTCTTCAGAGGTGTAAACACGGAACCTACTCGAAGAGAGTGTAGTTTGAACCATAGATGAGAGAGAGGTGTTTCTTGAAGCCGCGACACATGAAGCAGGTAATTGACGCGCTATTTCATTCGCTATAGTCGGACCTGAGACTACGGCAATTTTTTCTTCAGGAAAAATTTCAGCCATTATTTCGCTTAAAAGCTCGCCGTTTTCACCCAGACCTTTGGTGAAATTTACAACACCCTTCAACCTATCTTTCATAGAAGAGATGGATTCAACAGTTTGACGGAAAAACTTTGATGGCACTACAATGAAAAGCAGGTCCGCGTTTGAGCCTTCCTCGGCCAGGGAGTCTATTATTTCGATATTTTCACTGATTTTGAAACCAGGCAAAAAAAGGCTGTTTTCTCTCGTCTTCCGCAATTCAAGGCGTCTCTCGGCGACAGGCTCAAAGAGATATGTTTTTACGCCCAGGTTTGAAAGGTGCAAAGCCAACGTGGTTCCCCAATTTCCAGCGCCTATTATCTTTACCGTTCTTTTTTCCAAGAGAATTTTGTCTCCTGCCCTTTTAGAATTCTCGAGATATTTTTTCTATGAGAAAAAACGACAAAAACCGCCGTTGCTATCCCATAATAAAATTCACCTTGAGATAAAGGCAATTTCATCAGTTTAATAGCAGTAAGTAAAGAAGCGTAACTCAGAGCGGCTATTATTGATCCCACAGATACGATCCTGGAAAATGTTAAAATCAGAACAAAAACCAAAAAGCAAACAACAGACAGCAACGGCGTGAGGACGATTATTGTTCCGAGTCCTGTCGCGACGCCTTTTCCGCCTTTGAATTTCAGGTAGGGCGAAAATATATGCCCAAGCACCGCACCGAGCGCCGTCGCAGAAGGAGAAAATTCAAATAAAAGCAAATCGTCGTAATAAAATTTCCCCACCAGAATTTTTACGGCGAGGACAGGCAACAACCCTTTTAGGATGTCGAGAGTAAAAGTTATCAACCCCGGCAAAACACCGACCGTTCTCAATACATTTGTCGCTCCAATATTTTTGCTGCCTTCTTTTCTGGGATCTTTGCCGTATAATTTCGAAATTAAAAGTCCAAAAGGGATTCCACCGATAAAAAAAGCCAATAAAACAAATGCTAAAAATAGAATTACCGTCATTGCTTTTGTACCGGTTTTATTTTTACAACTATTCCTTCAAGGTCAAAACGAGCCCGTAAATTCTTCTCAAGGTATTTGCGGTAATTGTCGGTTATACTCTGGGGCAGGTTAGTCTCTGCGGTGATTATGTGTGGCAATTTGTGAACGAGATGAAATGAATAGATGTTGATTCTCTTTTTCCCGATCATAGGCGGATGGTGAGATATGACCGAATCCAAAAGAGTTTCTTGGAGAGTTTGCTCGTCCAATTCAGTACTGCCTCTAATTTGAATTTCCCGGATCGTTTTGACAAGTTTCGGCACGCCTGTTTTCTTGAGAGCTGAAACGAGTACAACGGGAATATAAGATCGTGATTGAAGTGATTTTTTGACGCTTTTAATAAGAATATCCCGATTTTCAGGATCCACGAGATCAGATTTATTAAGGCATACAATCAAACCACCTGCGGATTGTTCGATCTCTTTGAGGACCCTCCAGTCTCCTCTGACGAATCCCTGGCTGGCATCCATTACGAGAATCGTAACCTCTCCTTGCCGGTATTCGTCCCAGGCTCTTTTTATGCTGTAATACTCTATGTCGCTCTCGACTCGAGCCATCCTCCTGAATCCGGCGGTATCAACTATCTCAAAATTATAGCCGTGATACTTTATCTCCTCACTCACCGGATCTCGCGTCGTGCCGGGTTGGTCGTGAACAATGGATCTTTTTCTGTTTAAGATAGTGTTCATCAAAGAGGATTTCCCTACGTTAGGCCTTCCGGCTATTATTATCTTTAAAGGTTTCTCCCTCTCTTTGAAATTTTTGCCTGAAACCCTTTCTTGTATAGAATCGAGCATTTCTCCGATTCCGAAACCCTGAGTGGCTGATATCGGAGTTGGATTACCTAAACCGAGTTCGAAAAAAGGGAAATTAAGTCCCGCGTTACCTGACGGATTATCGATTTTGTTTACCACTATCAAAACACTCACACCCGATTTTCTCAGTATTTCCGCTATTACTTTATCTCCGGGGTTGACGCCGGATTTTCCGTCCACCAAAAACACCACGAGTGAAGATTTACGGAGCAACTCTCCGAGGACAGATGATATCTCATCCATAATTCCTGCTTTTGAATCATACCCGAACAGCCCGCCTGTGTCGACGAAATCATATTTATTGCCGCACCATTCAACTTCTCCATAGTTGAAATCTCTTGTGACGCCTGGTTTTTCGTCAACTATCGCTTTTCTTCTTCCGAGAAGTCTGTTAAAAAGTGTCGACTTGCCGACATTTTGCCTGCCTATTATTGTTATCAAAGGTTTTGACATTTTTTTATTTTACACTTTATTACAATGATTTATCAAGTTTGTTGAAAAAAGACCTTGGGTTTTCCGGACATACAAAGACCTTTCTGCCTGTAGAAATTTCAATGTCAGTAATTTTCAAACCATCTACAAAAAGACCTTCGTGGTTCAGAGTCCTTGCCGGTATTCCTATAATGCCTTCTTCGAGGTTTTCTAAAGCTTTTTTAAGATCTCTGCCCGACAAAAGAGCCGCTGTGTCGACGTTTCCTCCGTAAAATCTGTTTTTTACAGGAACAACTTCAGCGCAATTTTTTCCGCAGAAAATTTTGTTTGCCAACCCCTGGACATAAGGAGCCATAGCGATTCCGGTCAGAATAAACAAAGGCCTTTTTATTTTCAACTCTGATGTTTTTTTTGCTCTATCGATAAAAAGACGCAAACCGCCGACACCATTTTCCAGTTGAGGAAAGTTTGTGTAATAGGATCTTCCGGGTATTTCAACATTCGCTTTCAAAAACATCTGATCTGTGGGGTAAAGAGGCGTCAAGTCTCTTTTTTTTCTAAAAGTTGCGGATAGGGTTAAACCTATGACTTCCTGGGATTCCTCTTTTGTCATCTCCCTTAAAGGCGTCAAACCCTTTCTGTATTTTGTAAGCCCGACAGGCACAAGTGCAACGGAGGCCGCTTTGAGCTTCACGAGATCTTCGAGAGTTTTTTCCAGCACATTTCCGTCGTTCATCCCTGGCACGATTACGATTTGAGTGTGAACTTTGATTCCGGAGCCGACCAGCTTTTTTAGAAGCGGAACTATGGGAGCTCCGCGTTCCAAACCGAAAAGCCTCCCTCTCTCCAGCGGGTCTGTCGCATGAACGCTTATGTAAATAGGCGAAAGTTTCAATTCGGTAATTTTCATAATTTCTTTTTCGGTCAAATTCGTACCGGTGATGTAAGCCCCGCTGAGAAAAGAAAGCCTGTAATCGTCGTCTTTAAATTTAAGAGATTTTCTTGAATTTTTCGGGTTTTGATCTACGAAGCAAAAAACGCACTTGTTCGCACATCTTTTGTATCTGAAAGGCTCGATTACCGCGCCGAATATTTTAGGTGTGTATCCGCCGAGGTCAGCGCTCTTCTTTCCGGCCTGACTCTTCCATACAATTTTACCCCTATAATCTGAAATCCAAAAAGAAAGGTCGAAATAATCCTGGAGCTGTTTCCCATTGATCGAAACTATCTCATCTCCCGGAAGAATTCCGAGTTCTGTGGCAAGTCCTTTACCCGAGACTTTTAAAATTTTTACGCCCATTAGGTCAATTAGACATGTAATCGCAGATTTTCTTTACGCTTTCTACGGCTTCGGCCCCGGAAACGTAGCTTTGCCTGTCACCCGATACCAAACCATTTTCAACCGCCCATTTCCAACTCTCGGTGTAAATGTCCTCCGTTGAATAGATAATAAAAAAGTCCCTTATCAATTTGTAAAAAACTATAGCGAGTTGGAATTTTTTCACAGGGTCGTCGGGATAAAAACTTCCGTCAGGGAAAAGAGGCATAATATCTCTCTGCGAGACTTTCACAGCATAAATACCAGCCCAGTGATTGGATATGTCTTTGGGAAAATCGGAATTCTTGATCGGAAAAAGCTCGAGAATGCAGCTGGAAGAGAACCTTGTCTCTATCAGGTAAGCGAGCTCTCCTCTCGACACAGCTTCAACATTTTGCAAAAAAGTGTCCGGATTTGAAACCCTGATAATCTCAGGGACCATCTTTATTGTTTTGAGAGATCTTACCTCGCCAGTCGTGGAACATGATACGAGAAAGAAGATAAGTATGTAGATAAGTCTCTTCATTCCTTTTCCACTGGCACAAGACATATAAAACTGAACTTACCCTTGCCCTTATTTTTGTATTGATGCTTTTCATCGGACGGGACAAACACCGTAAATCCCTTTTTCAATTCGATTTCACCTTCCTCGGTTTTCAACGCTCCTTCACCTTCTAGTATGTAGTTTATATGCTCCCATGGATGAGCGTGAAAAGGAGTGTACCCTCCCTCATCGAGTTCGAATACCCTAAGCGCCATCGTGGGTTTTCCTTCCCTGGATCCTATAAGCAGGTTCTTTTTTACCCCTTTAGTCTCTTGGTTCTCTATTACCGACTTGATAGCTTGATCTTGCGGCACAACTCTTATCATTTTTCTCTCCGTTTCAGTTTATTCTAATTTTTCTGTAGCTGACGTAAGTCGCCGCCGGGAATGTGTAATTTCCTATTATAGTGTCTATGTTGCCCGGCAAAATTATTGTGTCGTAGAGTAAAATATTGCCGCTTACGGTATCGAGATTCAGAGCCTGAACATAAACGGTCATGTTTCCAGTGTTGAAAAAATTGGCGGGAATATCGACTTGGTTGACCGCGTATGGCAGAGGTATAGGCAGAGGGCCAAATACAGAAGAACCCGTTATCTGTACTATTCCGAGGGCAGGCCTTGTCGTTATCGTTCCATAGTTAGTTGTCCACCTCAGAGTCAGTTTCCCGGCGTTTTGTATGCTCGAGAGGGATATGACCGTGTCCGACGCCGAAGGGTAAGACATGTCTATGTATGGCATAACAACGCTGCCGTTAGCTTCACCCTGATCCGTTTTGAATTTGATAGAGTAAGTCTGGCCGATTTCAAATGGATAGAGAATGTCGGGGGGATAGAGGGGTAAAGCCATTGTAGGCAAATAAAAACTGTCTAAATCCGTGAAACACTTCAGAAAAACCGAATCTCCGCCCGATTGCTTGAAATAGATATGAAGGCCGTTTACATCGGCATTCCCTCTCATGACCTTTGAGAAGGCAGTTCTGAGGTTTCCGCTTACTGGTAGCTGATAAGGTAGTCCCGGGTATTCATCAGGAAAATAGCCCATGAGGTAATAGATCTGAAGTCCGGTTCCACCCTGTGCCGGGTCAGTCGGTTCCCACCTCTTCGGCTCTTCTACCGGGTTTGTCGTGCTCTTGGAACAAAAAGTAAAAGAAAAAACGAGTAAAGACGCCAGCGATATAGTTAAAAAAAGACGCATAGACACCTCCTATTCAGTGAATTTTATCTTATCTCCGAAAACTATGTTGCGCTCTTTAAACCAACCTCTGTTCACCTCGAGGGCGTATTTTGCGTCAAAGTCTGAAGCAACATTTTCGGTCGAATAAGGTATTAAACTTTCGATTTCCATTATCACCATTGAAGAATCGATAAAAGCTATGTCGAGCTCGATTTTTGTGTTTTTCATCCAAAAATACAGTTTTGTCGGTCTGTCGAAAACAAACAGCATACCCGCATTCTGTTGAAGGCTGTCCCTGTACATTAAGCCTAAGGATCTTTCGTTTTCATCGTCGGCAATTTCGACCGAGAGGGTCTCGTCGCCGACGACAATGAGCGTCTTCTCAAATGAAAGACCGTAGTAATCCGGCTTGAAATCTTCATTCTGCAATTCTCTTTCAACCGGGCCTCTGCAGGAGATAATGACAAAACAAAGGATGACAAATCTAATTTTCATCTTTCTTTTTACTCTGTATTACAAGCGCGTCCAGAAGTATTCCCTCTTCTATCCATCCTTCATCTATGAGTATCTCACCGATTTTCTTATCTTCTCCCTTTTCTTTTTTTTTCTTTTGCGTCTCAAGGGCATCATTTAAGGTTTTTTCGTCTAAGTGCCCCTGTTCTATTAGAATGGATCCTATCAAAATTCGGCTCATTAAAGCCTCCTAATCATTGTACCCAAGTTTAGATATTTTTTCAGAATCATCTTTCCAGTTTTTCATCAGTTTGACAGACAAATCCAAAAAAACGCTTTTTCCCAAAAAACTT from the candidate division WOR-3 bacterium genome contains:
- a CDS encoding DUF512 domain-containing protein, which codes for MGVKILKVSGKGLATELGILPGDEIVSINGKQLQDYFDLSFWISDYRGKIVWKSQAGKKSADLGGYTPKIFGAVIEPFRYKRCANKCVFCFVDQNPKNSRKSLKFKDDDYRLSFLSGAYITGTNLTEKEIMKITELKLSPIYISVHATDPLERGRLFGLERGAPIVPLLKKLVGSGIKVHTQIVIVPGMNDGNVLEKTLEDLVKLKAASVALVPVGLTKYRKGLTPLREMTKEESQEVIGLTLSATFRKKRDLTPLYPTDQMFLKANVEIPGRSYYTNFPQLENGVGGLRLFIDRAKKTSELKIKRPLFILTGIAMAPYVQGLANKIFCGKNCAEVVPVKNRFYGGNVDTAALLSGRDLKKALENLEEGIIGIPARTLNHEGLFVDGLKITDIEISTGRKVFVCPENPRSFFNKLDKSL
- the der gene encoding ribosome biogenesis GTPase Der, with the protein product MSKPLITIIGRQNVGKSTLFNRLLGRRKAIVDEKPGVTRDFNYGEVEWCGNKYDFVDTGGLFGYDSKAGIMDEISSVLGELLRKSSLVVFLVDGKSGVNPGDKVIAEILRKSGVSVLIVVNKIDNPSGNAGLNFPFFELGLGNPTPISATQGFGIGEMLDSIQERVSGKNFKEREKPLKIIIAGRPNVGKSSLMNTILNRKRSIVHDQPGTTRDPVSEEIKYHGYNFEIVDTAGFRRMARVESDIEYYSIKRAWDEYRQGEVTILVMDASQGFVRGDWRVLKEIEQSAGGLIVCLNKSDLVDPENRDILIKSVKKSLQSRSYIPVVLVSALKKTGVPKLVKTIREIQIRGSTELDEQTLQETLLDSVISHHPPMIGKKRINIYSFHLVHKLPHIITAETNLPQSITDNYRKYLEKNLRARFDLEGIVVKIKPVQKQ
- a CDS encoding DUF192 domain-containing protein — its product is MKIRFVILCFVIISCRGPVERELQNEDFKPDYYGLSFEKTLIVVGDETLSVEIADDENERSLGLMYRDSLQQNAGMLFVFDRPTKLYFWMKNTKIELDIAFIDSSMVIMEIESLIPYSTENVASDFDAKYALEVNRGWFKERNIVFGDKIKFTE
- a CDS encoding S-layer homology domain-containing protein, with amino-acid sequence MKRLIYILIFFLVSCSTTGEVRSLKTIKMVPEIIRVSNPDTFLQNVEAVSRGELAYLIETRFSSSCILELFPIKNSDFPKDISNHWAGIYAVKVSQRDIMPLFPDGSFYPDDPVKKFQLAIVFYKLIRDFFIIYSTEDIYTESWKWAVENGLVSGDRQSYVSGAEAVESVKKICDYMSN
- a CDS encoding NAD(P)-dependent glycerol-3-phosphate dehydrogenase, which gives rise to MEKRTVKIIGAGNWGTTLALHLSNLGVKTYLFEPVAERRLELRKTRENSLFLPGFKISENIEIIDSLAEEGSNADLLFIVVPSKFFRQTVESISSMKDRLKGVVNFTKGLGENGELLSEIMAEIFPEEKIAVVSGPTIANEIARQLPASCVAASRNTSLSSMVQTTLSSSRFRVYTSEDVKGVELGGALKNIIALAAGILDGMNLGTNAKAALMTRGKYEIEKLGVALGAKNGTFSGLSGFGDLITTCFSPLSRNRTLGERLGRGEVLSEIKKDMLMVAEGERTARIAWKIAEKLEIEMPITSVVVDIMDEKITPMEAVRILMDRGLKPEIEF
- the plsY gene encoding glycerol-3-phosphate 1-O-acyltransferase PlsY, which produces MAFFIGGIPFGLLISKLYGKDPRKEGSKNIGATNVLRTVGVLPGLITFTLDILKGLLPVLAVKILVGKFYYDDLLLFEFSPSATALGAVLGHIFSPYLKFKGGKGVATGLGTIIVLTPLLSVVCFLVFVLILTFSRIVSVGSIIAALSYASLLTAIKLMKLPLSQGEFYYGIATAVFVVFSHRKNISRILKGQETKFSWKKER
- a CDS encoding cupin domain-containing protein; translated protein: MIRVVPQDQAIKSVIENQETKGVKKNLLIGSREGKPTMALRVFELDEGGYTPFHAHPWEHINYILEGEGALKTEEGEIELKKGFTVFVPSDEKHQYKNKGKGKFSFICLVPVEKE
- the priA gene encoding primosomal protein N', encoding MPIFAEKTRGLGFILTSSTVKYLDVFVPNRKIILTYLHHGETRPVIGRLVQIHLKNEASPGCVIGETKKPENFSVKPIDGFIGDEIFLDEKILSIAQFMNSYYGYPLEACLVKTFPSGLFSVLKKTVSVSVLPDYFSQKSNAFLQLSRRKKVNFDHFLENIRKERNLELLGEALDKNHAVIKFEIPSQNSEKTAAERLISVQKVSGQLMTEFQKTIFNFVVSSGNSCELSKITSSFPQNAISEVAKMVRKNILKSKKTFYSPGIAEKFTLTQEQNKCAESVGSNPGKVFLLKGVTGSGKTMVYHSCIEDTLRKGKSVLFLVPEIALIPQTKLFFQKHLNKVETLTYHSGMKQAMRFEVFRKTRDTSPLLVIGTRSSIFLPMKNIGLMVVDEEHSQHYKEEDSGPFYSARDLAVWQSQKFNFTVILGSATPSAESFLNAKKGKYNLLSLPNRATNTKMPECFLLPVSRSKCEAVSKDMKDQILENYNRNEQSILLINRRGFSNYMVCPHCLSVVKCPSCNVSMTYHESEKKLVCHYCGKKLKIPEKCPVCAHPKMHFHGAGTEKVEHAISKAFPEIEILRLDTDVLRKSKQDHEKFFSDFHSGRYPILVGTQMVSKGLDFPGVTLVGIIDADSALAFPDFRAAEIAFQLIVQTSGRAGRAGQKSKVLIQTENPSNPLLVLAQNHDYEGFIEKELRLRREVGYPPFTRLARIVVNSTSNSLARKTSFVVKNILENSLNFAETLGPVPCPIEKIRNRYRWHLLVKAPKNILLGRKILDSGIWEVKTKAKIYVDIDPFRML
- a CDS encoding MerR family transcriptional regulator, with product MRKFFSKKKVYYSISEVAKKAGVNPYVLRFWEDKFFPFLKPKKDKSGRRRYTSSDLDVVLAIVDLLYVKRFTIEGAVKELQLKFSTGAKAAKISSAQKTKMVIKEVKKTLKDLRSDLKKSGFYFPSEKKIGADTAYQKELDAVQLNLFSDDIS